Within the bacterium genome, the region TAAACCATCTGCAACATGACCGCATGCGTCAGCTCATGATGGATCACGTGCCGGAACTTTTCCCATTCCCCTTCATAGGGCAATACCACCCTGTTCTTGAAAAACTCGGTAAAGCCGCCCACCGACTCTTCCGGGGGAGACAGGTCCACATTGGTCTGTTGAAAATCATTGTGGCTGTTGTGCACAATCACCTTGATGCGATCCTGCAGCTCATAGCGGAAAGAGCGGCGCAACGACTGGTAACACTCCTCCGCCACCTGCCCGACAAAGGTGGCAACCGAATTTCCGCCCTCGGTGAAATAGATGTCAAAATGCTCGGTCTGAAGGTACAACCAGTTGAACTTGCTGTATTGCACCTTGTTCTTGCCGAAATACTGGCCAAAGGTTGCATCGGGCATACTCAAGCATAAGACTGTGACCAGCAGCATCGCCAGCAGTTTTTTCATAGGTTACTCCTAAAAAACCGTTCCATCAGGTGGATGCACGGATAATACTGAGAAAAAAAAGGTTGAATTTGACCCCATAATTCATTAATTCTCCCCACGCCGCAATCTATGGTAAGGAACAAAAGCGAAACGGCCGCTATTCCATACGCAAGTTCATCATAAAAACGAACAAAGATCAAGCAAAGTTCCGAGGGGGTAAGGGAGAAAAGACATGGTGCGCAACCTGATGATGTGGATTTTGGCCCTGTTGTTTACAGTCGCTTCAGCCTATTATCAAAGGAAAACCGGTCCCACCCATCCCACGGCCGGACAGGCTGATTTGGCCGGCTCCCTGATCCGGTACAAGTTGCTGCGCAGCCACGATGTCGGCGATCAACCGGTGTTCCTGCAGGCGGCCGATTCAGCGGTGTACGCCGTGCTGGTTTACCGCCGGCTCAACTCTACGGATGATTGGACGCGCAAACCAATGAGCCGGCAGGGAGATGCGCTGGTCTCCAGCCTGCCGCACCAACCACCGGGGGGCAAGCTGGAGTATTATCTGGAGGTCAAAAAAGGACAGGAAATTGTGCGGATTCCGGCTGACAGCCACATCACCACCCGCTTCAAGGGTGCGGTGCCGGCCTGGGCATTGCTGCCCCATATCCTGTTCATGTTCGCCGCCATGCTGCTTTCGACCCGCACCGCTCTGGCCGCTTTAACCGGCTCACGATGCCTGCGCGCCTATGTCTGGTGGACGGTCGGTCTGCTCATCCTCGGCGGCATGATCTTCGGTCCACTGGTGCAAGAGTACGCCTTTGGCGATCTGTGGACCGGATTCCCGTTTGGCTACGACTTGACGGACAACAAAACACTCATCGCTCTGATCGGCTGGCTGGCGGCGCTTTGGGCAATGTACAAATCACCACACCCAAAACGCTGGATTCTGATCGCAGCGGCCGTAACCCTGGTAGTGTTCGTCATCCCCCACAGCCTGTTCGGCACGGAGTTGGATTACAGCCAAACTCCGGTCGGTCGTTGACCCGGTCGCGCGCCAAAAAGGCATGCGGCCGGATGAAGGCCTAAACACCATTGCCGCGCAGCTTGGCTTCGAACGAACGTATTTCCTGATTTCCCGGCAGTACGCCGATCTCGAGATGAAAAGTCTGGCTCTGTCCCGGTTCCAACACCCGCAGCGCGCCGCGTTCGCGCGCGCTGCGCCGGCCTTCCGGGTGACAATTGCCGGGTTCCATGCCCACGACATAAGCCTGTTCGCCCATCATCTTCCATTCTGTGTAAAGCGGCAATTCTTCTTTGGGATAACAGAGATAGACGCCCAGTCCCTGGTTGTTGTTGAACACACGGTTCACCAATCCGACGTTGACCATGCCTTTTTCATCCACATCGTGATCGATGAAAAAACACTGCTCCGCATAGTCCGGCGTGGGAGCTTCGAATTGCTCGAAATCGTCAGCGCCTTTTTCCGCCTCCTCATCGCGAGGCTCCATGGCATTGACCACTGCGATCAACTCTGAATGCTCGCTGACAACGGGAAAACCGATGTTGCAGTGGTAGAGCACCATCAGCGGGGCGGGTTCAAATCCTTCGTTCTCGATCACATCCTTGATCCACAGCCGCGATTCGCCCAAACGCGTATACAGACTGCGGCGCATCACCAGGTTCGGACCAAACAGACGTGCCTCGCGAATTTCGCCTGTGGCCCACAGCAGGTACTCATCATCCTCCCATTCGGCGCCGTAGCAAACATTGCGCGCCGGAATGTTGGAAACCCGGCCATGCAATCCCAACTCCTCATCCATCTCTTCATCGATATCCGCGGCGCCCGCCTGAGTCAGTCCACAGGTGACCACCAGTCCGCCGCCATAGTTCCACAACCAGCCGATGTCATGGCGGTCATAAAAAGCCGGCGCCACCGCACCTGCCGGCGAAAGCCAGGCAAGCGGCAAACCGTTAAAAGTGGCATCGAAAACATCCAATCCCCGATCAGCCAGCACGGTAAAAGCAAATCCGCTTCCAGTCCTGAATTC harbors:
- a CDS encoding aldose 1-epimerase family protein, with protein sequence MATYLGRHYSKRELARYIGDMSQIAGVRPVELSNGNERGVRALEFRTGSGFAFTVLADRGLDVFDATFNGLPLAWLSPAGAVAPAFYDRHDIGWLWNYGGGLVVTCGLTQAGAADIDEEMDEELGLHGRVSNIPARNVCYGAEWEDDEYLLWATGEIREARLFGPNLVMRRSLYTRLGESRLWIKDVIENEGFEPAPLMVLYHCNIGFPVVSEHSELIAVVNAMEPRDEEAEKGADDFEQFEAPTPDYAEQCFFIDHDVDEKGMVNVGLVNRVFNNNQGLGVYLCYPKEELPLYTEWKMMGEQAYVVGMEPGNCHPEGRRSARERGALRVLEPGQSQTFHLEIGVLPGNQEIRSFEAKLRGNGV